A genomic window from Leptolyngbya sp. BL0902 includes:
- the gor gene encoding glutathione-disulfide reductase, translating to MAYDFDLFVIGGGSGGIAAARRAAEYGAKVGLAEAGRLGGTCVNRGCVPKKLMVYASHFPDQFEAAAGYGWTVGDRHFDWPTLIQALDTEVTRLNGIYGTMLDKSSVQLFPHYARFVDEHTLEVGDQKITAEKILIAVGGKPVKPDVPGIEYTITSDDIFHLPQQPKRVVILGGGYIGSEFACILNGLGTEVVQVIRGDKILRGFDEELRTEIQNAMAQQGITLMTHCELIAIHKTETGVDITIATPEKQEHILADAVSLAATGRRPNIQGLGLDNTGVKTHQGAIVVDEHHRTAVPHIFAVGDVTDRVNLTPVAIKEGRIFADTEFGNKPGLVSHAIVPTAVFTTPEMGTVGMTEEQAKAKYGEETIKIYRSRFRPMYYTIPGMEARTLMKLIVHQPTDKVLGAHMVGDYAAEIIQGVAIAVQMGATKADFDATIAIHPSSAEEFVTMR from the coding sequence ATGGCCTACGATTTTGATTTGTTTGTGATTGGAGGCGGATCGGGGGGCATTGCCGCCGCTCGCCGCGCTGCCGAATATGGGGCCAAGGTGGGGTTGGCCGAGGCCGGACGCCTAGGCGGCACCTGCGTGAATCGGGGCTGCGTTCCCAAAAAGCTGATGGTCTACGCCTCCCATTTTCCCGACCAGTTTGAGGCGGCGGCGGGCTACGGCTGGACGGTGGGCGACCGTCACTTCGATTGGCCCACGTTGATCCAGGCGCTGGATACGGAAGTGACCCGCCTCAACGGCATTTATGGAACCATGCTGGACAAGTCCTCGGTGCAACTCTTCCCGCACTATGCCCGCTTTGTGGACGAGCACACCCTGGAGGTGGGCGATCAAAAAATCACCGCCGAAAAAATCCTCATCGCCGTGGGGGGCAAGCCCGTCAAGCCCGACGTTCCCGGCATTGAGTACACCATCACCTCCGACGATATTTTCCATTTGCCCCAACAGCCCAAGCGGGTGGTGATCCTCGGCGGCGGCTACATCGGCAGCGAGTTTGCCTGTATTCTCAACGGCCTGGGTACCGAAGTGGTGCAGGTGATTCGGGGCGACAAAATTCTGCGCGGCTTTGACGAGGAACTGCGCACCGAAATTCAAAACGCCATGGCCCAGCAGGGCATCACCCTGATGACCCACTGCGAACTGATCGCCATCCACAAAACCGAAACAGGCGTGGACATCACCATCGCCACCCCCGAAAAACAAGAGCACATCCTCGCCGATGCCGTCAGCCTAGCCGCCACCGGACGCCGCCCCAACATTCAGGGGCTCGGCCTAGACAATACAGGGGTTAAAACCCACCAGGGGGCAATTGTTGTGGATGAACACCACCGCACCGCCGTGCCCCACATCTTTGCCGTGGGCGATGTCACCGACCGGGTCAACCTCACCCCCGTCGCCATCAAGGAAGGACGCATCTTTGCCGATACCGAATTTGGCAATAAGCCCGGTCTGGTGAGCCACGCCATTGTGCCCACCGCCGTTTTCACCACCCCCGAAATGGGCACCGTGGGCATGACTGAGGAACAGGCCAAGGCCAAGTACGGCGAGGAGACCATCAAAATCTACCGATCCCGCTTCCGGCCCATGTACTACACCATCCCCGGTATGGAAGCCCGCACCCTGATGAAGCTGATCGTCCATCAGCCCACGGACAAAGTGCTGGGGGCACACATGGTAGGCGACTATGCCGCCGAAATCATCCAGGGCGTAGCCATTGCCGTGCAGATGGGGGCCACCAAGGCCGATTTTGATGCCACCATCGCCATCCATCCCAGTTCTGCCGAGGAGTTTGTTACGATGCGGTAG
- a CDS encoding SPFH domain-containing protein, which translates to MPSVIGILSFIIIGYLISSVRIINQGEEALVERLGRYHRKLKPGLNFIVPTLDYIRLKDSVRERILDVAKQGAITKDNVSLEVDAVVYWRILELELTYYAIEDVEKAIQELVITTLRSEIGKMEFENTFSSRDELNRALLSQLDEATEPWGVKVTRVEVQEIVPPEEVRRSMQKQQAAELERRATVLKAQGDQEAAIKRAEATVRSIQMLSDALQQRDNAPSILQFLIAQDYVEANQKLGASENSKVVFMDPKNLTEGLARLIEPDIPNKPKADDDDFPSRRRRSGS; encoded by the coding sequence GTGCCGTCAGTAATTGGGATTCTCTCGTTTATTATCATCGGCTACTTAATTAGCTCGGTGCGCATTATCAACCAGGGCGAAGAAGCGCTGGTGGAACGCCTAGGCCGCTACCACCGTAAGCTCAAGCCCGGCCTGAATTTTATTGTGCCAACGCTCGACTACATCCGCCTCAAAGACAGCGTGCGGGAACGCATCCTTGATGTGGCCAAACAGGGAGCCATCACCAAGGACAACGTCTCCCTAGAGGTGGACGCTGTGGTCTATTGGCGCATCCTAGAATTAGAACTGACCTACTACGCCATTGAAGACGTAGAGAAAGCGATCCAAGAATTGGTGATTACCACCCTGCGCTCAGAAATTGGGAAAATGGAGTTTGAAAACACCTTTTCCTCCCGCGATGAGCTGAACCGGGCGCTGCTCTCCCAACTCGATGAAGCTACCGAACCCTGGGGCGTGAAGGTGACGCGGGTGGAGGTGCAGGAAATTGTCCCCCCCGAAGAAGTGCGCCGCTCTATGCAAAAGCAGCAGGCCGCTGAACTCGAACGACGGGCCACCGTCCTCAAAGCTCAGGGGGATCAGGAAGCCGCCATCAAACGAGCCGAAGCCACCGTGCGATCCATCCAAATGCTGTCTGACGCGCTGCAACAGCGGGACAATGCCCCCAGCATCCTACAATTTTTGATCGCCCAAGACTACGTCGAAGCCAACCAAAAGCTGGGGGCCAGCGAAAACTCCAAGGTTGTTTTTATGGATCCTAAAAATCTCACCGAAGGTCTGGCCCGCCTGATTGAACCCGACATCCCCAATAAACCCAAGGCCGACGACGACGACTTCCCCAGCCGCCGCCGCCGTTCGGGTTCCTAG
- the tnpA gene encoding IS200/IS605 family transposase, whose translation MTTPLRRERHSVSSLYLHLVCVVKYRRKILTAESLKTLEGAFSDVAQKMGFEVKEFNGEADHVHLLLEYPPKLSVSQMVNALKGVSSRRYGQAGHPKPYGKPSLWSPSYFASSVGGAPLDVLKDYIENQEKPS comes from the coding sequence ATGACAACACCTCTAAGACGCGAAAGACATAGCGTTTCCAGTCTTTATCTACATTTGGTCTGCGTGGTGAAATACCGCAGGAAGATTTTGACCGCAGAAAGCCTTAAAACTCTTGAGGGCGCATTCTCCGATGTGGCGCAAAAAATGGGCTTTGAGGTAAAGGAGTTCAATGGAGAGGCTGATCATGTACATCTGCTCCTAGAATATCCACCCAAGCTCTCTGTTTCGCAGATGGTGAATGCCCTTAAAGGGGTTTCGAGTCGGCGATATGGGCAGGCTGGGCATCCTAAGCCCTATGGCAAGCCATCGTTGTGGAGTCCCAGCTACTTTGCCTCATCTGTCGGCGGAGCGCCACTAGATGTTCTCAAAGACTATATTGAGAATCAAGAAAAGCCGTCCTAA
- a CDS encoding RNA-guided endonuclease InsQ/TnpB family protein produces MKARYQYRIYPTNQQKQSLAQLFGCVRVVFNDALAFSKESGKYPGVSVLSSQLTLSKKTAEREWLKDVSSVPLQQALQDLDVAYRNFFKSIKGERKGPKVSPPRFKKKTSQQSARFAKTAFKLKASKVYLAKIGDLKTKWSRPLPSEPSSVTVIKDCAGRYFLSFVVEILPVTVEPENQGVGVDLGIKTFAVLSTGEKVSSPNYDKLNRKIRREQRKLARRIKGSKRRERVRLRIAKLQARKADIRKDFLHKLSTRLVRENSVVALEDLNVSGMVKNRCLARAISEAGWGTFRAMCEAKSTVIEDRQTVVISRWEPTSQICSGCGYRWGKLDLSVREVVCLNCGSMHCRDGNAAKNIEKSGLELAQDSNWTGRVCKTGLPAMPAEPSTCLDVA; encoded by the coding sequence ATGAAAGCCCGCTATCAGTACCGAATCTACCCGACCAACCAACAGAAGCAAAGTCTTGCTCAACTGTTCGGCTGCGTTCGGGTAGTTTTCAATGATGCGCTGGCATTCTCGAAGGAGTCTGGAAAATACCCAGGGGTTAGTGTCCTGTCATCTCAGCTCACGCTGTCTAAGAAGACGGCTGAACGGGAGTGGCTTAAGGACGTGTCTTCCGTGCCATTGCAACAAGCCCTGCAAGACCTGGATGTTGCCTATCGCAACTTCTTCAAGTCGATCAAGGGTGAGCGTAAAGGGCCGAAGGTCAGTCCCCCTCGGTTCAAAAAGAAGACCAGTCAGCAATCAGCTAGATTTGCGAAAACAGCATTTAAGCTGAAGGCATCCAAGGTCTACTTGGCTAAAATTGGGGATCTAAAAACCAAGTGGTCTAGGCCACTACCTTCTGAACCCAGTTCAGTCACGGTCATCAAAGACTGTGCAGGGCGGTACTTCCTGAGTTTTGTAGTCGAGATTCTACCTGTCACCGTCGAGCCTGAAAACCAAGGGGTCGGCGTGGATCTGGGAATCAAAACTTTTGCCGTGCTAAGCACTGGCGAGAAGGTGTCCTCCCCGAATTACGACAAATTGAACCGCAAGATTCGCCGTGAACAGCGAAAGTTGGCAAGACGGATTAAGGGATCAAAGCGTCGTGAACGGGTTAGACTCCGTATCGCTAAACTGCAAGCGAGAAAAGCCGATATTCGCAAAGATTTTCTACACAAGCTGTCTACTCGTCTAGTTCGAGAAAACAGTGTTGTGGCCCTAGAAGATCTCAACGTGTCGGGAATGGTCAAAAACCGCTGCTTAGCCCGTGCTATCAGCGAGGCTGGTTGGGGGACATTTAGGGCAATGTGCGAAGCTAAGTCTACGGTAATTGAGGATCGGCAAACGGTGGTGATTAGCCGCTGGGAACCCACTTCTCAGATTTGCTCAGGCTGTGGCTATCGCTGGGGCAAACTAGATCTCTCTGTCCGAGAGGTGGTCTGCTTGAATTGTGGTTCTATGCATTGTCGTGATGGCAATGCCGCCAAAAACATCGAAAAATCTGGGCTGGAGCTAGCCCAAGATTCAAACTGGACGGGGAGGGTATGTAAGACTGGCTTGCCAGCAATGCCTGCTGAACCGTCTACCTGTCTGGACGTAGCCTAG
- a CDS encoding DNA-directed RNA polymerase subunit omega, with product MLKRSHFDSTQIMRRSEELIRAASNRYRITVQVATRAQRRRFEDFENYEDPKMKPVLRAIIEMSDELTQPEIIGE from the coding sequence ATGCTCAAGCGCTCTCACTTCGACAGCACACAAATCATGCGCCGCAGCGAGGAACTCATTCGAGCCGCTTCTAACCGCTACCGAATTACCGTCCAGGTCGCCACCCGCGCCCAGCGCCGCCGATTTGAAGATTTTGAGAACTACGAAGATCCCAAGATGAAGCCCGTTCTCCGCGCCATCATTGAAATGTCCGACGAACTAACCCAGCCGGAAATCATCGGCGAGTAG
- a CDS encoding DUF1818 family protein — MGQRSIQEGEGWRIGWDEGAPHYPGLLAGSTWAMELTAPEFGEVCRLAQQLAQQMQAMAEVLMAEETLTCDAESDLVWVEVTGFPAAFTLRFILQSGRRGEGSWDATATQALLRVMATFSTQPF; from the coding sequence ATGGGACAACGATCCATCCAAGAGGGAGAGGGCTGGCGCATCGGCTGGGATGAGGGCGCACCCCACTATCCCGGCTTACTGGCAGGATCGACCTGGGCGATGGAGCTGACAGCCCCTGAGTTTGGGGAGGTCTGTCGCCTAGCCCAGCAGTTGGCCCAGCAGATGCAGGCCATGGCAGAGGTGTTGATGGCAGAAGAAACCCTCACCTGCGATGCGGAGTCGGATCTGGTTTGGGTAGAAGTCACCGGATTTCCAGCGGCCTTTACCCTGCGGTTTATTCTGCAATCGGGGCGACGGGGGGAAGGATCGTGGGATGCAACGGCCACCCAGGCCCTGCTGCGGGTCATGGCAACGTTTTCGACCCAGCCGTTTTAG
- a CDS encoding 3'(2'),5'-bisphosphate nucleotidase codes for MAYELEKQVAVAAVRQAAQLCEAVRQTLVPEAIEKNDKSPVTVADFGAQALICRALAEAFPQDAVVGEEDANDLRQPEMATPLATVTTQVQRHVPTATPDDVLAWIDHGNGTVSSRYWTLDPIDGTKGFLRGDQYAIALALVEDGDLKVGVLGCPYLSFDGGEQGLIFVAVRGEGAVMMPLAGGDPQPLQVVQDPQSERFRFVESVESGHGDQRQQSAMAQAVGIQSPSMRMDSQAKYAAVAAGQAALYLRLPSPKTPNYREKIWDHAAGTLVVQEAGGCVTDMHGKPLDFGKAARFEDNRGVVVSNGMIHTDVLAALAAK; via the coding sequence ATGGCCTACGAATTGGAGAAACAGGTGGCGGTGGCAGCGGTGCGGCAGGCGGCGCAGTTGTGTGAGGCCGTACGCCAAACCTTGGTGCCCGAAGCCATCGAAAAAAACGACAAAAGCCCCGTCACCGTGGCAGACTTTGGTGCCCAGGCGCTGATCTGTCGGGCCTTGGCGGAGGCGTTTCCCCAGGATGCGGTGGTTGGCGAAGAAGACGCCAACGACCTGCGCCAGCCGGAGATGGCAACCCCTTTAGCCACCGTGACGACGCAGGTACAGCGCCATGTGCCGACGGCCACCCCTGACGACGTCCTAGCCTGGATTGACCACGGCAACGGCACGGTGTCCTCCCGCTATTGGACGCTAGACCCCATCGACGGCACTAAGGGCTTCCTGCGCGGCGACCAGTACGCCATTGCCCTGGCCCTGGTGGAAGATGGCGATCTAAAAGTGGGGGTGTTGGGCTGTCCCTATTTGAGCTTTGACGGCGGTGAGCAAGGGCTGATCTTCGTGGCGGTGCGCGGTGAGGGGGCGGTGATGATGCCCCTAGCGGGCGGCGATCCGCAACCGTTGCAGGTCGTGCAAGATCCGCAGTCGGAGCGGTTCCGGTTTGTAGAAAGTGTGGAATCGGGCCACGGCGACCAACGCCAGCAAAGTGCCATGGCCCAGGCCGTGGGGATTCAGTCCCCCTCCATGCGGATGGACAGTCAGGCCAAGTATGCGGCGGTGGCGGCGGGACAAGCCGCTCTATATTTACGGTTGCCTTCCCCCAAAACCCCCAACTACCGAGAAAAAATCTGGGATCACGCTGCTGGCACCCTGGTCGTCCAGGAAGCGGGGGGCTGCGTGACGGACATGCACGGTAAACCCCTCGACTTTGGCAAGGCCGCTCGGTTTGAGGACAACCGGGGGGTGGTGGTCAGCAATGGCATGATCCACACCGATGTTTTGGCTGCCCTAGCTGCCAAGTAG
- a CDS encoding SDR family oxidoreductase, with protein sequence MGYRYAAILGCGYVGQAVAELWQAQGITVTATTTHPDRLPPLQRVADRAMVVRGNDGAAVADLLAGQQVLLICVGAGRQANYTETYLNTAETVVQALDQAPDLRQIIFTSTYSVYGNYGGSWVREDDPAKPATDNGRIMLDTENVLLSAATAERQVCVLRLGGIYGPGRELAKIYGRSAGTTRPGSGDEASNWVHQEDIVGAIDWAKDQGLSGLYNLVQDEIPTVRQLIDRVSQTYGLAPTPWDPTQPSARPYNVRVSNQKIKAAGYTFQHPTFGDLTADSRDSPSSQTP encoded by the coding sequence ATGGGCTATCGCTACGCGGCTATTTTAGGATGTGGATACGTGGGCCAAGCCGTGGCAGAACTGTGGCAAGCCCAGGGGATAACGGTCACTGCCACAACGACCCACCCAGACCGTTTGCCCCCATTGCAGAGGGTGGCGGATCGAGCGATGGTGGTGCGGGGCAATGATGGGGCAGCGGTGGCGGATTTGCTGGCAGGGCAGCAGGTGCTGCTGATCTGCGTTGGGGCCGGACGACAGGCCAACTACACCGAGACCTACCTCAACACTGCCGAAACCGTGGTGCAGGCCCTCGATCAAGCCCCAGATTTACGGCAGATTATCTTCACTAGCACCTACTCGGTCTACGGTAACTACGGTGGATCCTGGGTGCGGGAGGACGATCCCGCCAAGCCCGCCACAGACAACGGGCGCATTATGCTAGATACCGAAAACGTTCTGCTATCGGCGGCGACGGCAGAGCGACAGGTGTGTGTGCTGCGGCTGGGCGGCATCTATGGCCCAGGGCGGGAACTCGCGAAGATTTACGGTCGTTCGGCAGGCACCACCCGCCCTGGTAGCGGAGACGAGGCGAGTAACTGGGTTCACCAGGAGGACATTGTGGGGGCCATCGACTGGGCCAAAGATCAGGGCCTCAGCGGGCTCTACAACCTGGTGCAAGACGAAATCCCCACCGTTCGCCAGTTGATTGACCGGGTGAGCCAAACCTACGGCCTCGCCCCCACCCCGTGGGATCCCACCCAGCCCAGTGCTCGTCCCTACAACGTGCGAGTCTCCAACCAAAAGATCAAGGCCGCTGGCTACACTTTCCAGCACCCCACCTTTGGCGATCTCACCGCAGACTCCAGGGATTCACCTTCATCCCAGACCCCGTAA
- a CDS encoding transposase gives MSSTTCLYDQVLSLLRQYSHRRDLRHLKALAWMVTALVCSGRLSLPEWEAYVPSRARQAQSTERRWQRFMSNHRVRIKSLYVPLALAAIHRWKGRRLYLALDTTVLWNRYCMIHLSVTCCGRAVPLLWRVLEHPSATVSAQRYLPMLRLAHRLLQAYPDVMLLADRGFANHDLLAWLSDSRWHYALRLPSDVVVHGPRRQPIEVGVLWPPKGEVRFYEGIGLWADGRWRCNLVLANVKGVKEPWAVITDEPPTLNTLWQYALRFRVEELFLDSKSGAFALESSGIRSAQALERLYLVAAVAILYGTTQGMAAQLDGLRSQVDPHWTRGISYLKIGLRWLRGVVNKGRPLLNPIPLLTVDPDPCFASKKAEARYYDRIWFSRIQSMRCQLPPWEAA, from the coding sequence ATGTCATCCACCACCTGTCTCTATGATCAAGTGCTGTCCTTGCTGCGTCAATATAGCCATCGTCGGGATTTACGGCACCTCAAAGCGCTGGCGTGGATGGTGACGGCGCTGGTGTGCAGTGGTCGGTTGAGCCTGCCGGAGTGGGAGGCCTATGTTCCCAGTCGCGCCCGCCAAGCGCAAAGCACCGAACGACGATGGCAACGGTTTATGAGCAATCACCGGGTGCGGATTAAAAGTCTGTACGTGCCCTTGGCGTTAGCGGCGATTCATCGGTGGAAAGGACGGCGACTCTACCTAGCCCTCGATACGACGGTGCTGTGGAATCGGTATTGCATGATTCACCTGTCCGTGACCTGTTGTGGGCGGGCGGTGCCCCTGCTGTGGCGGGTGTTAGAGCATCCTAGTGCCACGGTCAGTGCCCAACGGTATTTGCCGATGCTGCGCTTAGCCCATCGACTGTTGCAGGCTTATCCCGATGTGATGCTGTTAGCCGACCGAGGGTTTGCCAACCATGACCTGCTGGCGTGGCTCAGCGACAGTCGATGGCACTATGCTTTACGCTTGCCCAGTGATGTGGTGGTGCATGGCCCCCGCCGTCAGCCGATTGAGGTAGGTGTTCTGTGGCCCCCCAAGGGCGAAGTTCGTTTCTATGAGGGCATTGGCCTGTGGGCCGATGGGCGCTGGCGCTGCAACCTGGTTCTGGCTAACGTCAAAGGCGTTAAGGAGCCCTGGGCGGTCATCACCGATGAGCCGCCGACCCTCAATACCCTGTGGCAATATGCCCTCAGGTTCCGAGTTGAGGAACTGTTCCTCGATTCAAAATCCGGGGCCTTTGCCCTCGAATCTTCCGGCATCCGCTCCGCCCAAGCCCTCGAACGTCTCTACCTCGTCGCGGCAGTCGCCATCCTCTATGGCACCACCCAGGGCATGGCCGCTCAACTCGACGGTCTCCGCTCTCAGGTTGACCCTCATTGGACACGGGGCATCAGCTATCTCAAAATCGGCCTCCGCTGGCTTAGAGGGGTGGTCAACAAAGGGCGTCCGTTGCTCAACCCCATCCCCCTATTGACCGTTGACCCAGATCCCTGTTTTGCATCTAAAAAGGCAGAAGCCCGATATTATGACCGCATCTGGTTCTCTAGGATCCAGTCCATGCGCTGTCAGCTACCCCCTTGGGAGGCCGCATAA
- a CDS encoding ABC transporter permease, translating to MTEPIPELVIEAGRTEAQYFRDLWRYRELFYFLAWRDILVRYKQTAVGVAWALIRPFLTMVVFTVVFGRLANLPSEGDAPYPILVFSAMLPWQFFANALAECSNSLITNANLISKVYFPRLVVPTSAVIVSFVDFLISGIILLGLMAWYNALPSWRILTLPLFTAVAFAAAMGAGLWLAALNVQYRDFRYVVPFLVQFGLYILTA from the coding sequence ATGACGGAACCGATTCCTGAACTGGTGATTGAGGCGGGGCGCACAGAAGCCCAGTATTTTCGGGATCTGTGGCGCTACCGGGAGCTGTTTTACTTTTTGGCATGGCGGGATATCTTAGTCCGCTACAAGCAAACCGCCGTGGGGGTAGCCTGGGCGCTGATTCGGCCCTTCCTGACTATGGTGGTGTTTACCGTAGTGTTTGGTCGCCTCGCCAACCTCCCCAGCGAGGGAGATGCGCCCTACCCGATCCTGGTGTTTTCGGCCATGCTGCCCTGGCAGTTTTTTGCCAATGCCCTGGCGGAATGCAGCAACAGCCTAATTACCAACGCTAACCTGATTTCTAAGGTGTACTTTCCCCGGCTGGTGGTGCCCACCAGTGCCGTCATCGTCAGCTTTGTAGACTTCTTAATTTCCGGCATTATTCTGCTGGGGCTGATGGCTTGGTACAATGCCCTGCCCTCCTGGCGCATCCTCACCCTGCCCCTGTTCACCGCCGTTGCCTTTGCCGCTGCCATGGGGGCGGGGCTGTGGCTAGCCGCCCTCAATGTGCAATACCGCGACTTTCGCTACGTCGTACCGTTTTTGGTGCAGTTTGGCCTCTATATCCTGACTGCCTGA
- a CDS encoding YbaB/EbfC family nucleoid-associated protein: MSQGQGFGFGLGKMKELTEAFKKAQQIQEGAKQLQEDLEQMEIEGEAGGGLVKVIMSGNQEPRGVTIAPEAMNEGAEVLSDLLTAAMKDAYQKSTSTMRDKMEELTGGLNLPGL; this comes from the coding sequence ATGTCACAAGGTCAAGGATTTGGGTTTGGGTTAGGCAAAATGAAGGAGCTCACCGAAGCCTTCAAAAAAGCCCAGCAAATTCAAGAGGGAGCGAAGCAACTTCAGGAAGATCTCGAACAAATGGAGATCGAAGGGGAAGCGGGTGGTGGCTTGGTGAAGGTGATCATGAGCGGCAACCAAGAACCCCGTGGTGTCACCATTGCCCCGGAGGCGATGAACGAAGGCGCGGAGGTGTTGTCCGATCTCCTCACAGCGGCCATGAAAGACGCTTATCAAAAGTCCACCTCCACCATGCGCGACAAGATGGAGGAACTGACTGGGGGGCTCAATCTCCCAGGGCTCTAG
- a CDS encoding low molecular weight protein-tyrosine-phosphatase: protein MSTRVLFVCLGNICRSPSAENIMNHLVQQRQWTDRVTCDSAGTASYHIGSPPDRRMTAAAKDFGITLRGQARQFDPADFERFDWILAMDAQNYRDILAQDVTQVYGHKVKLMCDFCRTHTDREVPDPYYGGPEGFTYVIELLLDACEGFLDQVIDHGATP from the coding sequence ATGAGCACTCGCGTATTATTTGTGTGCCTCGGCAACATTTGTCGGTCGCCCTCCGCCGAAAATATCATGAACCATCTCGTGCAGCAGCGACAGTGGACGGATCGCGTCACCTGCGATTCAGCCGGAACCGCCAGCTACCACATTGGGAGTCCACCAGATCGACGGATGACCGCCGCCGCCAAGGACTTTGGCATCACCCTCCGAGGACAAGCCCGCCAGTTTGATCCCGCCGATTTTGAGCGCTTCGACTGGATCCTAGCCATGGATGCCCAAAACTATCGCGATATTTTGGCCCAGGATGTCACCCAAGTCTACGGCCACAAGGTCAAATTGATGTGCGACTTTTGCCGTACCCACACCGACCGGGAAGTGCCCGATCCCTACTACGGTGGCCCTGAGGGGTTTACCTACGTCATTGAGCTGCTCCTTGATGCCTGTGAAGGATTTTTGGATCAGGTGATTGATCATGGCGCTACTCCCTAG
- a CDS encoding alpha/beta hydrolase, translated as MALLPRDCPPSEPRLRPRCCRPWRRWRWGLASLAAAGLCLVAVPSRAAERLIISYGALERTIPIADIEAFVATGHLTPQLQAYNRHFRLPQAQLDQARQVLATPAEMLRPVGIAQFLYTQQGERLLQELTRVVRTPARVGDFSALRAAIILGAVRVESGVTLLDVLRAYPLEAIRIDLAEGFAVASEINRAIFQSSQAVDLVQRLSRQEAEADPLTPAELDALHQLRQDSRIYGVNLISRNLPGLANPANLYLPQVSPGQVPPPQGFPLILISHGLGSNRHSYDYLANDLASAGFAVVAIDHAGSNDEQLMALLEGRTADVVPDEEFLRRPQEISLAIDSLKALQAHGSVLPVRFNFDRIGVVGQSFGGYTALALAGATFDLNTLHGECPPEVLTFNPSLLLQCQATNLVDPQQTLQDARVDSILAMNPVGSALFGPGGFQRVTIPVMVVSSAADTVAPAFPEQILPFTWLSTPERYLVLLGQGTHFSVIGDVEASDQPIALPPDIIGPRPDLAQEAMKILALAHFQMTLNQDERFRPMVQAAFVKAINGETYPLYLSTTLSTEALGSVLQP; from the coding sequence ATGGCGCTACTCCCTAGGGATTGCCCGCCGTCGGAGCCCAGGCTTCGCCCCCGATGCTGTCGCCCCTGGCGACGGTGGCGCTGGGGACTGGCGTCCTTAGCGGCGGCAGGATTGTGCCTGGTGGCGGTGCCCAGTCGGGCCGCAGAACGGCTGATTATTTCCTACGGTGCCCTAGAACGCACGATTCCCATTGCCGACATTGAAGCCTTTGTGGCCACGGGGCACCTCACGCCCCAGCTTCAAGCCTATAACCGCCATTTTAGGCTCCCCCAGGCGCAGCTCGATCAGGCTCGACAGGTGTTGGCCACCCCCGCTGAGATGCTACGTCCGGTGGGCATTGCCCAGTTTCTCTATACCCAGCAGGGGGAACGGCTGCTGCAAGAACTAACTAGAGTAGTGCGGACTCCGGCGCGGGTGGGGGATTTTTCGGCCCTGCGAGCGGCCATTATCCTAGGGGCGGTGCGGGTCGAGAGCGGGGTCACGCTCTTGGATGTGCTGCGGGCCTATCCCCTGGAGGCCATTCGCATCGACTTGGCGGAGGGCTTTGCCGTGGCCTCCGAAATTAACCGGGCTATTTTCCAGTCTTCCCAGGCGGTTGACCTAGTGCAGCGCCTGTCTCGCCAGGAGGCGGAGGCCGATCCCCTCACCCCAGCAGAGTTGGACGCCCTGCATCAGTTGCGGCAGGACAGCCGCATTTATGGAGTCAACCTAATCAGCCGCAACCTACCTGGCTTAGCCAATCCAGCCAACCTTTACCTGCCCCAGGTATCACCCGGACAAGTTCCTCCGCCCCAGGGCTTTCCCTTAATTTTGATTTCCCACGGGCTGGGTAGCAATCGCCACAGTTACGACTACCTGGCTAACGATTTGGCCAGCGCTGGCTTTGCGGTGGTGGCCATTGACCATGCTGGCAGCAATGACGAGCAGCTCATGGCTCTGCTGGAGGGGCGTACCGCCGACGTGGTGCCCGATGAGGAATTTCTCCGCCGCCCCCAGGAAATTAGCCTCGCGATAGATTCCCTCAAAGCCCTCCAGGCCCACGGATCGGTCTTGCCTGTGCGCTTCAACTTTGACCGCATTGGTGTGGTGGGGCAATCCTTTGGAGGCTATACGGCCCTAGCCTTAGCGGGGGCCACCTTTGATCTCAACACCCTCCATGGCGAATGCCCGCCGGAGGTGCTGACCTTCAATCCGTCGCTGCTGTTGCAGTGTCAGGCCACCAACTTAGTCGATCCCCAGCAAACCCTTCAGGATGCGCGGGTGGACTCCATTTTGGCCATGAACCCTGTGGGTAGTGCCCTGTTTGGCCCAGGGGGCTTTCAGCGCGTCACCATTCCGGTCATGGTGGTCAGCAGTGCCGCTGACACGGTAGCCCCGGCCTTTCCTGAGCAAATCCTGCCCTTCACCTGGCTCTCCACGCCAGAACGATACCTGGTGCTGCTGGGGCAGGGCACTCACTTTTCGGTGATTGGCGATGTTGAGGCCAGCGACCAACCCATTGCCCTGCCACCAGACATCATTGGCCCCCGCCCCGACCTGGCGCAGGAAGCCATGAAGATCCTGGCCCTGGCGCATTTTCAGATGACCCTCAATCAGGATGAACGCTTTCGGCCCATGGTGCAGGCGGCGTTCGTCAAGGCCATTAATGGTGAGACCTATCCCCTCTACCTCAGCACTACCCTTTCCACCGAAGCACTAGGATCGGTGCTTCAGCCCTAG